A stretch of Gemmatimonas aurantiaca T-27 DNA encodes these proteins:
- a CDS encoding ATP-binding protein, with product MRPRLPVATPSDRWPVAWVSASAGALVALAYWQQDPGWLRLAAAVAVTAWAAWLVPTVRQPRTVAVLSVAAIATGLLIASSDTATLVALRSNWAGWSAAERESRAQRVAASVTDVAGVLRDLTRQLAADSTLMAEVSTGRIRSLSAPLPRGVESALLVYHRGDLVARAGQAHTEFPASDVPGVRLIDGAFHTSLVARDRSPDGQMEVVALALVSSAPPADRFARPLLQTLPGGFDVAHTVVESPDSVHVELGTTVVVVPDGARRLARVRATTFTEGETRLRFEQRARMRTSVALAIAMVGILVVAWRRPAGTPERMAAAIAVLAGVSMAPLTGLSNVSPLFDPASYFAPMGGSLTATIAALLITAALVLAVLLFALRTRDGRYSRLLSGGLVIALAFGGPFLLRDLARGIALPAAGAGFGLWVSWQLALALVGAAILLAGASAGRAVLGGRRGLPPVVTLLIAAIAGGLAPALWEAPGTWPAWYPALWILAIVTLALTRRGLSQIMAAAVVAGAGAATLTWGATVRARLALAQHDLERLAVVDDNALRLLERFATTLRDETRPVQRSDALLRRYAASELALAGYPARLARWSAEHPDSAVSVLELAPVNDTLGAQAYLAQLARQSGALELRFVDDGPTTLLMAAVPAIDGTVTTIAVPPRTRLLPTDPFAAYTGVTGSRGSAPPYRLEFSGVTAGDSVPRALSWRRRGEAMHGDGVAGGASGVRGVHVEVDLRGLDALVPRGALLVLLDVGVVMLLWSATALADGALGRWLRVRRVRWSRSYRVRLSGALLMFFIAPAAIFALWAWYRLQDDDRAARELLLRETLRVASTEQEQRMLGTAPSSTGAPLFLYHRGMLTTASDSLLDALAPLGRLSPVTFVDDAAASEEVFTTRRIAAGPISALVGYRRLGRSDDAARAESMLATPARGDEFALDARREDLGVLVLFATMLGALAAVWSSGIAARALARPVGVLREAALAVAAGRDAPMLGAAPATEFAPVYRAFGRMAEDLATSRAALEAAQQRTAAVLQHVASGVLAIVANGDIILANPRAEAMLGVALPAGRASLWQLPRLFDDLVARARRFLASDAEEDAFDLALPARQLRARLTRLPTGAVLTLDDVTELASAQRVLAWGEMARQIAHEIKNPLTPIRLGVQHLRRAFRDGRSDFGQILDTNVGRVLAEIDHLDEIARAFSKYGTAPEDRMPAVSVDVVEVVHDVIALEQLGDEERRDTVHWLVERDTTLAEGDTVAFALRDELREVMINLLENARLAGARTVTVRVSPASAPGGYDHETPHLPRLADERSHGLAIEVTDDGVGIAPETLPRVFEPHFSTRTSGSGLGLAISRRLIEGWGGAIGLTSEPGVGTAVRIVLRRAPEGAEAGRTLPRYS from the coding sequence ATGCGCCCCAGACTCCCCGTTGCCACACCATCCGATCGCTGGCCCGTCGCCTGGGTGTCGGCGTCGGCCGGGGCATTGGTCGCGCTCGCCTATTGGCAGCAGGATCCGGGCTGGCTGCGCCTCGCCGCCGCCGTGGCGGTGACCGCGTGGGCGGCTTGGTTGGTACCCACCGTCCGGCAGCCGCGCACGGTGGCGGTGCTCAGTGTCGCCGCCATTGCCACGGGCCTCCTGATCGCGTCCAGCGACACGGCCACGCTGGTGGCCTTGCGCAGCAATTGGGCCGGCTGGTCGGCGGCCGAACGGGAGTCGCGCGCGCAGCGGGTTGCCGCCAGCGTTACGGATGTGGCGGGGGTACTGCGCGACCTCACGCGACAACTGGCCGCCGATTCGACACTGATGGCCGAAGTGTCGACGGGACGGATTCGCTCGTTGAGTGCTCCGCTGCCACGCGGAGTGGAATCGGCACTATTGGTCTATCACCGGGGGGATCTGGTGGCCCGGGCCGGGCAGGCGCATACGGAGTTTCCGGCCTCCGATGTGCCGGGCGTGCGTCTGATCGATGGAGCATTCCACACATCGCTGGTGGCCCGCGATCGCTCGCCCGATGGACAGATGGAAGTGGTGGCCCTGGCTCTGGTGTCTTCGGCACCTCCAGCGGATCGTTTCGCCCGTCCGCTGCTGCAGACACTGCCCGGTGGCTTCGATGTAGCGCATACCGTCGTGGAGTCGCCGGACAGCGTGCATGTCGAGCTGGGTACCACCGTCGTCGTGGTGCCTGATGGCGCGCGTCGATTGGCCCGGGTGCGCGCCACCACGTTCACCGAAGGTGAGACGCGGTTGCGCTTCGAGCAGCGCGCGCGCATGCGCACGAGTGTGGCACTGGCGATTGCGATGGTCGGGATCCTGGTGGTGGCCTGGCGTCGACCGGCTGGCACGCCGGAGCGGATGGCGGCGGCGATTGCCGTGTTGGCGGGTGTATCGATGGCCCCGCTGACGGGGTTGTCCAACGTGTCTCCGTTGTTCGACCCGGCGAGTTATTTCGCACCCATGGGTGGCTCGCTCACGGCGACCATTGCGGCACTGCTGATCACGGCGGCGCTGGTGCTCGCGGTGCTGCTGTTTGCGCTCCGCACACGCGACGGTCGCTATTCCCGTCTGCTCTCGGGTGGGTTGGTGATCGCGCTGGCCTTTGGGGGGCCATTCCTGCTGCGCGATCTGGCCCGTGGTATTGCCCTGCCGGCGGCCGGCGCCGGATTTGGTCTCTGGGTGTCGTGGCAGCTCGCCCTCGCGCTGGTGGGGGCGGCGATTCTGCTGGCTGGTGCATCCGCCGGGCGTGCGGTGCTGGGGGGGCGGCGCGGACTGCCGCCGGTGGTGACCCTCCTGATCGCCGCCATCGCGGGTGGTCTGGCGCCTGCGCTGTGGGAAGCGCCAGGCACATGGCCGGCGTGGTATCCGGCGCTCTGGATCCTGGCCATTGTGACGTTGGCGCTCACGCGTCGCGGTCTGTCGCAGATCATGGCCGCGGCCGTGGTGGCCGGGGCCGGAGCCGCTACGCTGACCTGGGGCGCCACGGTGCGTGCGCGACTGGCGCTGGCCCAGCACGATCTCGAACGCCTGGCGGTGGTGGACGACAATGCGTTGCGCCTGCTGGAGCGTTTTGCCACGACGCTGCGTGACGAGACCCGCCCCGTGCAGCGCAGTGACGCGCTGCTGCGCCGCTATGCCGCCAGCGAACTCGCGTTGGCCGGCTATCCGGCCCGACTGGCGCGGTGGAGTGCCGAACACCCGGACAGCGCGGTGTCGGTCCTCGAACTGGCGCCGGTCAATGACACGTTGGGCGCGCAGGCGTATCTCGCCCAGTTGGCACGTCAGAGTGGGGCATTGGAGCTGCGTTTTGTGGACGACGGACCCACCACGCTGCTCATGGCGGCCGTACCGGCTATCGATGGCACCGTCACGACCATCGCGGTGCCACCACGCACCCGTCTCCTGCCCACCGATCCATTCGCCGCCTATACCGGTGTCACCGGATCCCGTGGCAGTGCGCCGCCGTATCGTCTCGAATTTTCCGGTGTGACGGCAGGCGACAGTGTGCCACGGGCGCTCAGTTGGCGACGACGGGGGGAAGCCATGCATGGCGATGGCGTGGCCGGTGGGGCATCCGGTGTGCGCGGCGTGCATGTGGAGGTGGACCTGCGTGGGCTCGATGCCTTGGTGCCGCGTGGGGCGCTGCTCGTGTTGCTCGATGTGGGTGTGGTGATGCTGCTGTGGTCGGCCACGGCATTGGCGGATGGCGCGCTCGGTCGGTGGTTGCGGGTGCGCCGCGTGCGCTGGTCCCGCTCGTATCGGGTGCGACTCTCAGGCGCTCTGCTGATGTTCTTCATCGCGCCCGCGGCCATCTTCGCCCTGTGGGCTTGGTATCGATTGCAGGATGACGACCGGGCCGCCCGTGAGCTCCTGCTGCGCGAGACGCTGCGTGTCGCGTCGACCGAACAGGAACAACGCATGCTGGGCACGGCCCCTTCGAGTACCGGTGCCCCGTTGTTCCTCTATCATCGCGGGATGCTCACTACGGCCAGCGATTCTCTGCTCGACGCGCTGGCGCCGCTCGGCCGACTGTCGCCGGTCACCTTCGTGGACGATGCGGCTGCCAGTGAAGAAGTGTTCACGACACGCCGGATTGCCGCCGGTCCGATCAGTGCATTGGTTGGCTATCGTCGCCTGGGCCGCAGTGACGATGCCGCACGCGCCGAATCGATGCTGGCCACACCGGCACGCGGTGATGAATTTGCACTCGACGCACGGCGTGAAGACCTGGGTGTGCTGGTGCTGTTCGCCACGATGCTGGGCGCGCTGGCGGCCGTGTGGTCGAGCGGCATTGCGGCGCGCGCGCTGGCGCGACCGGTGGGTGTGTTGCGGGAAGCGGCACTGGCCGTGGCGGCGGGCCGCGATGCACCCATGCTGGGCGCAGCACCGGCCACCGAGTTTGCCCCGGTGTATCGGGCCTTCGGACGCATGGCAGAAGATCTCGCGACGAGTCGCGCCGCACTCGAGGCCGCGCAACAACGCACCGCGGCCGTGTTGCAGCACGTGGCTTCCGGTGTGCTCGCCATTGTCGCGAACGGCGACATCATCCTCGCCAATCCGCGCGCTGAAGCGATGCTGGGCGTGGCCTTGCCCGCCGGACGGGCCTCGTTGTGGCAATTGCCGCGCCTCTTCGATGATCTCGTGGCACGAGCCCGTCGTTTTCTGGCCAGCGACGCAGAAGAAGACGCCTTCGACCTTGCGCTTCCGGCGCGCCAATTGCGTGCGCGTCTGACCCGCCTGCCCACCGGTGCTGTGCTCACGCTCGACGACGTGACCGAACTCGCGTCCGCACAGCGCGTGCTGGCCTGGGGCGAGATGGCCCGACAGATCGCGCACGAGATCAAGAACCCGCTCACGCCGATCCGTCTCGGCGTGCAGCATCTGCGTCGTGCGTTCCGCGACGGACGCAGTGACTTCGGACAGATTCTCGATACGAACGTCGGGCGTGTGCTGGCGGAGATCGATCATCTCGACGAGATCGCGCGCGCGTTCAGCAAGTACGGTACGGCGCCCGAAGACCGCATGCCGGCCGTGTCGGTGGACGTGGTGGAGGTGGTGCACGATGTCATCGCACTCGAACAGTTGGGTGATGAAGAGCGTCGTGACACCGTGCACTGGCTGGTGGAGCGTGACACCACACTGGCAGAGGGCGACACGGTGGCCTTTGCGCTGCGTGACGAGTTGCGCGAGGTGATGATCAACCTGCTCGAAAATGCCCGCCTGGCAGGGGCCCGCACTGTCACCGTGCGGGTGTCGCCGGCATCCGCGCCAGGGGGGTACGACCACGAGACACCACACCTCCCGCGCCTTGCCGATGAGCGCAGTCACGGGCTGGCTATCGAGGTGACCGACGATGGTGTCGGCATCGCCCCGGAGACCCTGCCGCGGGTGTTCGAACCGCACTTCTCGACGCGTACCAGCGGGAGTGGCCTGGGGCTCGCCATCAGCCGCCGACTGATCGAAGGGTGGGGCGGAGCGATTGGTCTGACCAGCGAACCGGGTGTGGGAACCGCTGTTCGCATCGTCCTGCGCCGCGCGCCCGAAGGCGCTGAGGCGGGACGCACGCTTCCGCGTTACTCTTGA
- a CDS encoding protein kinase domain-containing protein produces MTSWTLPPGWSWGDEGVQREHRHYQEVVDALGRSLSLVSALDPEHSEWLKYEARALAHRNHPSIPTTYHYWASYDESRRGPGYLRRWIGGETVYSRVSRLGTETIPFAFQVFREAASALAYLHDTAAAHGAVSPSTVWLTPGGRLWLLGWEWVLPKEQRPAGLIPDPQFTPWAPEWEPGEWRPTALSDQWQLAAMMFLIVTGETAPERNAPPLSLLRPDCPQALANVLERALSADPAHRYPSIATMLRELDRHVSVRPVIIGPEDDELPKEFDSPETRLRWVTADDYEILSPLGKGMFGSVWRARDLSLSREVAIKVLHPHIAKDDVAVARFRREARLAAGLAHAAIVPIYDSDSRGGVVWYTMELAEGGSVANLVSRSGPRPFEEIAPQVDEVLEALHAAHTSGIIHRDLKPENILIDRYRRWRIGDFGIAYALGDEKAGTSGTPSFAAPEQLLGESQGPATDCYALASIVFFVLTGRPPFGDGPAETVLAHQLSDDLPAQLREEGFPEELGSWLVRGLAQRVEDRFEDAEEMRAAWRQVVRSMRRAGDQRPWWRRLLEGSHDDEERESGQDW; encoded by the coding sequence TTGACGTCGTGGACATTGCCGCCGGGGTGGTCGTGGGGTGACGAAGGGGTGCAGCGCGAGCACCGTCACTATCAGGAAGTGGTGGACGCGCTGGGACGCTCGCTGTCACTGGTCAGTGCGCTCGATCCGGAACACAGCGAGTGGCTCAAGTACGAAGCGCGCGCGCTCGCGCACCGGAACCATCCGTCCATCCCCACGACGTATCACTACTGGGCGTCCTATGACGAAAGTCGGCGCGGCCCCGGGTATCTGCGTCGCTGGATCGGTGGAGAAACGGTCTATTCCCGGGTGTCGCGTCTCGGCACCGAGACCATTCCCTTCGCGTTCCAGGTTTTTCGCGAAGCTGCGAGCGCTTTGGCGTACCTGCACGACACGGCCGCCGCGCACGGTGCCGTGTCGCCCAGCACGGTATGGCTCACACCCGGCGGTCGTCTCTGGTTGTTGGGATGGGAGTGGGTGTTGCCCAAAGAGCAGCGTCCCGCGGGCCTGATTCCCGATCCCCAGTTCACCCCGTGGGCACCGGAGTGGGAGCCGGGTGAATGGCGCCCGACCGCATTGTCCGATCAGTGGCAGTTGGCCGCGATGATGTTTCTCATCGTCACGGGTGAAACGGCCCCGGAACGGAACGCGCCGCCGCTGTCGCTGCTGCGCCCCGATTGTCCGCAGGCGCTGGCCAATGTGCTCGAACGTGCGTTGTCGGCCGATCCCGCACATCGTTATCCGAGTATCGCGACGATGTTGCGTGAACTCGATCGCCATGTGTCGGTGCGTCCGGTCATCATCGGGCCGGAAGACGACGAACTGCCGAAAGAGTTCGATTCGCCGGAAACGCGTCTGCGCTGGGTCACGGCCGACGACTACGAAATCCTCTCGCCACTCGGCAAGGGTATGTTCGGCAGTGTCTGGCGCGCGCGCGATCTGTCCTTGTCGCGCGAAGTGGCCATCAAGGTGCTGCATCCGCACATCGCCAAAGATGATGTGGCCGTGGCGCGTTTCCGTCGCGAAGCCCGGCTGGCGGCTGGTCTGGCGCATGCGGCCATTGTGCCGATCTACGACAGCGACAGTCGCGGCGGTGTGGTGTGGTACACGATGGAGCTGGCCGAAGGCGGCTCGGTGGCAAATCTCGTGTCCCGCAGTGGTCCGCGTCCCTTCGAGGAGATCGCACCGCAGGTGGACGAAGTGCTCGAGGCACTCCATGCTGCGCATACCAGTGGCATCATCCACCGCGACCTCAAGCCGGAAAACATCCTCATCGATCGCTATCGTCGTTGGCGCATCGGTGACTTTGGTATCGCGTACGCCTTGGGTGACGAGAAGGCGGGCACCTCCGGCACGCCGTCCTTTGCCGCACCCGAACAGTTGCTGGGAGAATCGCAGGGACCGGCGACGGACTGTTATGCGCTGGCCAGCATCGTGTTCTTCGTACTCACCGGCCGTCCGCCGTTTGGTGATGGACCGGCAGAAACAGTGCTGGCACATCAGCTCTCCGATGATCTGCCGGCGCAGTTGCGCGAAGAAGGATTCCCCGAGGAGCTGGGCTCATGGCTCGTGCGTGGGCTCGCCCAGCGTGTGGAAGACCGTTTCGAAGACGCCGAGGAGATGCGGGCGGCGTGGCGTCAGGTGGTGCGCAGCATGCGTCGGGCGGGCGATCAGCGCCCGTGGTGGCGCCGTTTGCTGGAAGGCAGTCACGACGACGAAGAGCGCGAGTCCGGGCAGGATTGGTAA
- a CDS encoding GGDEF domain-containing protein: MSSMLDRIALRAPFWSALTLLSAIIIFVSASTLGVPGLVSTAPFLAGLAMLMAIAGWRLLHRELLHRMQDDAALHDRMRRLQEAMHGSVDAMFLLQAVREADGELVDFEITDVNDSGAQLVYGGGRELVGQRLRRDLPIRIGASLFERYADVLTMRTPLVEETRVSRRLMSASWLLHQAVPTSDGLAVTVHDISMHKREERRLRRASLTDDLTGLYNRRGFLALAEQQLRVARRHGKDAVVMYADMDDFKQINDTYGHAVGDRALVAVGRLLADTVRDCDVVARLGGDEFTVLALDADGAGARAIQRRVDERLAVLNASEAFPTTISLTVGFTRVRPTDTAGISELLARADQLLYQRKRRRRLTKVNGAAVPTATKAPAPSATRTPRRSTRVGSNIAPSLSVDTIPANVAAVARATAMALPNVTPITGTGTSSGYGTPSHSASHVA, from the coding sequence ATGTCTTCCATGTTAGACCGCATCGCCCTGCGTGCTCCCTTCTGGAGCGCACTCACACTGCTCTCCGCCATCATCATCTTCGTCTCCGCCAGCACCCTGGGTGTGCCTGGCTTGGTCAGCACGGCGCCGTTCCTCGCCGGGTTGGCCATGTTGATGGCGATCGCGGGATGGCGCTTGCTGCACCGGGAGCTGCTGCATCGGATGCAGGACGATGCGGCGTTGCACGATCGCATGCGGCGTTTGCAGGAGGCCATGCACGGCAGTGTCGATGCCATGTTCCTGCTGCAGGCGGTACGCGAAGCGGACGGCGAGCTGGTCGACTTCGAGATCACCGACGTGAATGACAGCGGTGCACAGCTCGTCTACGGCGGTGGCCGCGAACTGGTGGGACAGCGCCTGCGTCGTGATCTCCCCATTCGTATCGGCGCGTCGTTGTTCGAGCGCTACGCGGATGTGCTCACCATGCGCACGCCGCTCGTCGAAGAAACGCGCGTCAGCCGTCGCCTCATGTCGGCGAGCTGGCTATTGCATCAGGCCGTGCCGACATCGGATGGTCTCGCCGTGACAGTACACGACATCTCCATGCACAAGCGTGAAGAGCGTCGTCTGCGTCGGGCGTCACTCACCGACGATCTCACAGGTCTCTACAACCGCCGTGGCTTCTTGGCCCTCGCTGAACAGCAGCTTCGTGTGGCCCGTCGTCATGGCAAGGACGCCGTCGTGATGTACGCCGACATGGATGACTTCAAGCAGATCAACGACACGTACGGACACGCCGTCGGTGATCGGGCGCTGGTGGCCGTGGGGCGATTGCTCGCCGACACGGTGCGCGATTGCGACGTCGTCGCACGACTCGGCGGTGACGAATTCACCGTGCTCGCCCTCGATGCCGATGGTGCCGGTGCGCGTGCCATCCAGCGTCGTGTAGACGAACGCCTGGCCGTCCTCAATGCTTCGGAAGCGTTCCCGACCACGATCAGTCTCACCGTCGGCTTCACCCGCGTGCGCCCAACCGACACGGCCGGCATTTCTGAGCTGCTGGCCCGTGCCGATCAACTGCTCTATCAACGCAAGCGTCGCCGTCGCCTGACAAAAGTGAATGGCGCCGCCGTACCAACTGCCACCAAGGCACCGGCGCCGAGCGCGACCCGCACACCGCGGCGGAGCACTCGCGTGGGTTCGAACATTGCGCCGTCGCTGTCGGTCGACACGATTCCCGCCAACGTGGCCGCTGTCGCGCGCGCCACAGCCATGGCGCTGCCCAATGTCACACCGATCACCGGAACCGGCACGTCGTCCGGCTATGGCACCCCCTCGCACTCGGCTTCACACGTGGCCTGA